The genomic interval tgggatttccatacccaactataacactttccgtcaagatagaactgccaaagggggaggagttgcaatctactgcagagatagcctgcaaagttctgtcatactttccaggtctatgcccaaacagttcgaacttctaattttaaaaattaatctctccagaaataagtctctcactgttgccgcctgctaccgacccccctcagctcccagctgtgccctggacaccatctgtgaattgatcgctccccatctagcttcagagtttgttctgttaggtgacctaaactgggatatgcttaacaccccggcagtcctacaatccaagcttgatgccctcaatctcacacaaatcatcaaggaacccaccaggtacaaccctaaatccgtaaacatgggcaccctaatagacattatcctgaccaacctgccctccaaatacacctctgctgtcttcaatcaagatctcagcgatcactgcctcattgcctgtatccgccacgggtccgcggtcaaacgaccacccctcatcactgtcaaacgctccctaaaacacttctgcgagcaggcctttctaatcgacctggcccgggtaccctggaaggatattgacctcatcccgtcagttgaggatgcctggtcattctttaaaagttacttcctcaccatattagacaagcatgctccgttcaaaaaatgcagaaccaagaacagatatagcccttggttcactccagacctgactgccctcgaccagcacaaaaacatcctgtggcgaactgcaatagcatcgaagagcccccgcgatatgcaactgttcagggaagtcaggaaccaatacacgcagtcagtcaggaaagcaaaggccagctttttcaagcagaaatttgcatcctgtagctctaactccaaaaagttctgggatactgtaaagtccatggaaaacaagagcacctcctcccagctgcccactgcactgaggctaggtaacacggtcaccactgataagtccgtgataatcgaaaacttcaacaaacatttctcaatggctggccatgccttcctcctggcgactccaaccttggccaacagccccgccccccccgctgctactcgcccaagcctccccagcttctcctttacccatatccagatagcagatgttctgaaagagctggaaaacctggacccatacaaatcagctgggcttgacaatctggaccccctatttctgaaactgtccgacgccattgtcgcaccccctattaccagcctgttcaacctctccttcgtatcatctgagatccccaaggattggaaagctgccgcggtcatccccctcttcaaagggggagacaccctggacccaaactgttacagacctatatccatcctgccctgcctatctaaggtcttcgaaagccaagtcaacaaacagatcactgaccatctcgaatcccaccgtaccttctccgctgtgcaatccggtttccgagccggtcacgggtgcacctcagccacgctcaaggtactaaacgatatcataaccgccatcgataaaagacattactgtgcagccgtcttcatcgacctggccaaggctttcgactctgtcaatcaccatattcttatcggcagactcagtagcctcggtttttctaatgactgccttgcctggttcaccaactactttgcagacagagttcagtgtgtcaaatcggagggcatgttgtccggtcctctggcagtctctatgggggtaccacagggttcaattctcgggccgactcttttctctgtatacatcaatgatgttgctcttgctgcgggcgattccctgatccacctctacgcagacgacaccattctatatacttccggcccttccttggacactgtgctatctaacctccaaacgagcttcaatgccatacaacactccttccgtggcctccaactgctcttaaacgctagtaaaaccaaatgcatgcttttcaaccgttcgctgcctgcacccgcacgcccgactagcatcaccaccctggacggttccgacctagaatatgtggacatctataagtacctaggtgtctggctagactgcaaactctccttccagactcatatcaaacatctccaatccaaaatcaaatcaagaatcggctttctattccgcaacaaagcctccttcactcacgccgccaaacttaccctagtaaaactgactatcctaccgatcctcgacttcggcgatgtcatctacaaaatagcttccaatactctactcagcaaactggatgcagtttatcacagtgccattcgttttgttactaaagcaccttatacgacccaccactgcgacctgtatgccctagtcggctggccctcgctacatgttcgtcgtcagacccactggctccaggtcatctacaaggctatgctaggtaaagtgccgccttatctcagttcactggtcacgatggctacacccacccgcagcacgcgctccagcaggtgtatctcactgatcatccctaaagccaaaacctcatttggacgcctttccttccagttctctgctgcctgcgactggaacgaattgcaaaaatctctgaagttggagacttatctccctcaacaactttaaaaatctgctatccgagcagctaaccgatcgctgcagctgtacatagtccatctgtaaactacccacccaatttacctacctcaccccccatactgcttttatttatttacttttctgctcttttgcacaccagtatctcttcttgcacatgatcatctgatgatttatcactccagtgttaatctgctaaattgtaatttttcgatttattgcctacctcatgccttttgcacacattgtatatagattctcattttttttctaccatgttattgacttgtttattgtttactccatgtgtaactctgttgtctgttcacactgctatgctttatcttggccaggtcgcagttgcaaatgagaacttgttctcaactagcctacctggttaaataaaggtgaaataaaaaaaataaaaaaaatatttagcttAGTTATAATttcacaagccctgaattcagttagattattgctgactgtgAAATGAGGTGTATTGACCTTTAACTGTGCAACAAAACTTAGGgaaaatgtttaaaaataaaatcAAGGTATATTGTGACTCACCAATGTTTAGAAATAAAGATAGAATGTTTAGGCCATATTGGCCAGCCCTAGTTGGTTTCCCCGCTTTCTTGCTTGAATACACTTACTGTAAATTGCTATGAATAGAAGCGTACCTGCTGCAGACGCGGGCACTAAAAAGTTAGTTAGTCAAAAACTATCTGTAGCAGACtgtgttgcacacacacacacattgtggcaATGGTTATAGCACAGCGCAACATCACTTTTCAGTACCTGCAACTGCAAATGACCCTGAAATGTATGAGAGGCACTATACCTGGCTGGTGGTTAGTGTTGGGGTTGTTACACAAGCTCAATTTTGAATAGGATTGCAGTTCTGACTACATATTAGATATTACATATTAGATATTAGATACATTAGCTTCCTTGCTTGTATGCACTTACTGTAAGCAGCCCAGGGGtaggagtgtctgctaaatgaccttgAAGTGGAGAAAAGAACTGTACCTGGCTGATGGTGGGCAGTTTGGTGAGTAGCATCTGGAAGACTGGTGGCGGGAGAGTCTGCTGCAGCACCTGGAGAAGCTGCTGGGGCTGGCCGCACACGGCGATGGCGTTGGTCAGGTGCTCGATGCCGTTCTCGTAGTCTCCTATACCGGAAGACCGAGCGCAAAGAGGTTTAGATTGACAAAACGAGCAGTACATTATATGGAGAGCAGTGTCGTTACTTTGGTCAAAAGTACATTAGGTCGTGCATTATGGGGCACAAGGCGTCATTGCACTGGTCGAAAGTAGTGGGGGAGGATGTCAATCGctttggtccaaagtagtgcactatatggggaatatgcAGTCATCGcttggtaaaaagtagtgcactatatggggaatagggggtCATCGCTTGGTAAAAAGTGCACTAGCAGGCCTATATGGGGAATAGAGTGTCACACACAGCCTAAGTGATGTCAATGTAAGCAAGACTTGTTTACCTTGAGCCAACAGCTCCTCTcccagctgaatctcctccagAAAGAACTTCTGGACCGCCTCAGCATCCTTCAGGTCTGGGAGCTGCAAGA from Salvelinus alpinus chromosome 2, SLU_Salpinus.1, whole genome shotgun sequence carries:
- the LOC139568777 gene encoding mitochondrial import receptor subunit TOM20 homolog, with product MMGGKSSTIAAGVCGALFVGYCIYFDRKRRSDPNFKNRLRERRRNQASAKPGTGLSKLPDLKDAEAVQKFFLEEIQLGEELLAQGDYENGIEHLTNAIAVCGQPQQLLQVLQQTLPPPVFQMLLTKLPTISQRIVSSQGSLNEEDLE